The Amycolatopsis endophytica genome includes the window GGCCATGGCCGGGTTCGTGCGGCTCATGGTCCACGACCAGTCACTGGCGACCGAGGCGCTCATCGACGAGCGCTACGAAGCCAGCCTCCGGGCCCACCCCGAGTTGCCGATTCCCCCGAACTTCGGGGACCTGACGCCCGACCTGGGTCTGATCGCCGCGCCCACGCTGCTGGTGTGGGGGCGGGAAGACCAGACCGTGCCACTGGCCTGGGCGCGCAAGATCCTCGATGGTATCCCGGACGCGGAGCTGCGGGTGCTGCCGAACTGCCGGCACTGGGTCCAGTACGAGCGCGCACCCGAGTTCAACCACATCGTCCGCGAGTTTCTGCAGGGTGGCGCGGCCGCCGCGCGGGAGGGATGACACGCGGTGGGAATCAGGAAACTGGGCTACGTCGGTCTCGACGTGGCCGACCTCGACGGGTGGACCGACCTGCTCGGGCGCACGCTGGGCGTCGGTGTCACCCATGAGAAGTACGGCACGGACGAACTCGCCCTTGCCGAAATCGACGAGTTCAAGTACCGCCTCGCGCTCTACCGGTCCACTGAGGACCGTCCCCGAGAGCTGGGCTGGATCGTGGACTCGCCGTGGGAGCTCGACCGGCTCACCCAACGGTTGACCGGCGCCGGGTTCGCCGTCGCGGACGGGTCGTCGGAAGAGAAGGAACTGCGTGGTGCCACGCAGCTGCGCTGGTTCACCGACCCGGTCGGCTATCGGGTGGAACTGGCGGTCGGGGAAGCCAAGGTGCGCCTGGGCGTCGACCGCCCCGCACGCGGGCCCGGCGTCACGGGGCTGGGACACTTCGTGCTGGCCAGCCCCAAACTGCGCGAACTGCGCGAGCTCTACGAGTCGGTGCTCGAGTTCAAGCTGACCGACTACCGCGCGCCCGGCCTGTTCTTCTTCCGCTGCAACCGGACGCATCACAGCATCGCTCTCGCGCACGCGGACACCACCTCGATCCACCACCTCGAGTTCGAGCACGGCTCCATCGACGACGTCGGGCGGGCCTACGATCGGGCCAAGGCCAACGACGTACCGATCTCGATCAACTTGGGCAGGCACATGAACGACAAGGCAATCTCGTTCTACATCCGGAACCCGAGCGGGTTCCACCTGGAGATCGGCTGCGGTGGCATCGAAGTCGGCGACGACTGGATCCCGCACGATTTCGGCCGTTCGGACGAGTGGGGGCACCACCACGCCGCCGCGAATCCCTTCGCTTCACCGAGGTCGTGACGATGCCTGATGAATCCGGAACCGACCTGTCCGGCCGGCGCGCGGTGGTCACCGGCGCGGCGAGCGGAATCGGCGCGGCGGTGGCGACCCGGCTCGCCGGGCTCGGCGTCCACGTCGTCGTCTGCGACATCGATGGCGAAGGAGCGGCGCGGACGGCCAGGCGGATCGGTGGCGAGGCGCTGACGATCGATCTGAGCCGGACCGAGGAACTGGCCGCTGTGGAGTTCGACGCCGACATCCTGGTGAACAACGCCGGGATCCAGCACGTCGCGCCCGTCGAACAGTTCGAACCCGACCGGTTCGCGTTCATGTTACGGCTGATGCTCGAGGCTCCGTTCCTGCTGACACGTGCCGTCCTGCCGGGAATGTACGAGCGCGGCTGGGGACGGATCATCCACGTGTCGAGCATTCACGGCCTGCGGGCGAGCGCCTACAAGTCGGCTTACGTCAGCGCCAAGCACGGTTTGCTGGGCCTGTCCAAGGTCATCGCGCTGGAAGGTGCGGCGAAGGGAGTCACCAGCAACTGCGTCTGCCCTGGCTACGTGCGCACGCCGCTGGTCGAGCACCAGTTGGCGGACCAGGCGGCGGCACACGGACTGGGCACTGACGAGGTGCTGTCGGAGGTCCTGCTGGCGAAGTCGGCGGTGAAGCGGCTGATCGAGCCCGGCGAGGTCGCCGGGGCGGTCGCGTACCTGTGTTCACCCGAGGCATCGGCCGTGACCGGCACCGAACTGGTCCTCGACGGGGGCTGGAGCGCGGCCTGACCCGTCTGCGGAGGGGGTGTGGCCCGCGGGCCGCCGGGGGACGGGGTCCGCGGGCCGGCTCGGTCAGGCCGGTCCGGCCATCGGCAACGGCGTGGCGGAGAAGACGCCGTCCGGGTCCACCGCTGCCTTGATCCGCTGCAGGCGGGGCAGGTTGTCCCCGTGCACGCGGGGGATCTGGCTTGCGGCTTCCGGCCCGAGCAGGTTGGCGTAGCCACCCGGGAAGGCATGCTCGGCCAGCCCCGCG containing:
- a CDS encoding 3-hydroxybutyrate dehydrogenase → MPDESGTDLSGRRAVVTGAASGIGAAVATRLAGLGVHVVVCDIDGEGAARTARRIGGEALTIDLSRTEELAAVEFDADILVNNAGIQHVAPVEQFEPDRFAFMLRLMLEAPFLLTRAVLPGMYERGWGRIIHVSSIHGLRASAYKSAYVSAKHGLLGLSKVIALEGAAKGVTSNCVCPGYVRTPLVEHQLADQAAAHGLGTDEVLSEVLLAKSAVKRLIEPGEVAGAVAYLCSPEASAVTGTELVLDGGWSAA
- a CDS encoding VOC family protein yields the protein MGIRKLGYVGLDVADLDGWTDLLGRTLGVGVTHEKYGTDELALAEIDEFKYRLALYRSTEDRPRELGWIVDSPWELDRLTQRLTGAGFAVADGSSEEKELRGATQLRWFTDPVGYRVELAVGEAKVRLGVDRPARGPGVTGLGHFVLASPKLRELRELYESVLEFKLTDYRAPGLFFFRCNRTHHSIALAHADTTSIHHLEFEHGSIDDVGRAYDRAKANDVPISINLGRHMNDKAISFYIRNPSGFHLEIGCGGIEVGDDWIPHDFGRSDEWGHHHAAANPFASPRS